The following is a genomic window from Spirosoma foliorum.
TTTTAGAGAGCGCGACGAATGAACCACTTGTACTTTTAGCCACAATCAGGCTTCCAATAATTGAATACTGACCCGCTGTTTTCAGCTTACTATAATTTGAGTTAGTCAAATCAATGGTAAAGCTAACGGTTCCAGCCGAAGCATCTGCATTGCCCGTCACGCCAGCCGCAGGCGTTACAACTGTACCTCCCGGCGTGCCATCGCTACTACTTTTCGAGCAGGCAGTTAGTCCGGTTCCCATGCAATAGAAAGCCATCAGGGCGGCACTGCTCATACCGAGGCTACGCATAAATTCTCCGCGATTCATTTGGTCGGTTGTTGGATTGCTTTTCATTTGGTCGATTGTTTTCATGTAGTTACATTAATTAATAGCCTCCTGTAGGCTACCATCTGTAAACGTTCACATCATAATTTATAGCGGAGAGAAAAAAACGCGCCGGTGCTCAATAAATTGACTTTAAAAAAACCTACTCCTCGTAAGGGTGCTTTCATAAATGGCTCAACCTGCCAGGATAATCGTCGGCTGATGGAGCGTTCGTAGCCTACCGATAGGTTTAAATTACTGAAACCATAGCCACCCGTACTGGTGCTCCATTGCGTAGGCTGATTATACGTATGCGGAGGGTACGTATAGGTATAATCTTCCTGCTTCATGATATAACTGGTTACGCCAGCACTGACAAACCAGCGAGTTGGCAATCGTCGCTCATCAAGACGAGGGATTACGGCAACATCGTAACGTATATTGATCGGTATATCGAACATATTACAACGACCATCGACCATATCCGGCGATTTCATAGGCGGTTGCCACCAGGCCGATGGTGCCGTATACTCGCTCGGCAAGGTTTTATAGACTTTTGTACTTTTAATCACGCCAGCCTGAATACTCCACCGAGACGCTATCCGGTACTCCAGGAGTAAGCCAATATTTGTACCCGGACGATCAAAGTTTTTCAAGCCAACTGTACTCAAATCGGGGGCAACTACAAATCGAACACTTAAGCCCCGCATGGGCGGCAACTTCGGTGTAGCTTGTTGAGAAACAGGCTCAGGTTCTGCTTCAACTGGCCGATTCGTAAACGTTAGCGACTTTGGCCAATGCGCTGGCCGACTTGCCAGTTCATTGATGTCTGGTAATACTCCAGTAGTAGTCTCACTCGACTCAGCAGCAACTACCTTATTTTCGGTAGAGGCACCATCCGGTGTGCCGGGCTCTTGTTCTTTTACTACAGATCGTTTCTTAAACGACGGAGTAGACGATAACGCATAGCCTTCTGTTGGAAAAGCAACCGAATTTTGCCGGGTGTTACGCCGTTTCCGATTTGACAAGACACTTCTATTTTCGAACGAAGCTGTCTGGTCTAAGCGATTCGTCAGTATGTCTGCGTTATCGGTCACCAAGGATTTTTGGGCAAGCCGAGAACGATTTGTCCGAGGCTTGTTATTTGTTTCCTTTTGCCTGTACGCCGATGTTACTGCTTTTGTTGCAACATGAGCTTTAGGATTATTTAATGACTTACTTGATAACGATTCCGTTTCAGTACGTTTTATCGCACTAACTCTCTCAGGCGAAGTCAGTTCCGTAACCTTGGCGGTAGATTTATCAACGCGATTTTCTGAACTACCTGGCCCCCTTGCCGTCTCTCCCCGATCAGCCAATTGCTCAACTTCATCAACCTGTTGTTCCGAAGAACGCGCCGGTTTTGTTTCTGCTGATTCCGTATTGGCCAATCGGGGTGTTTCGGCCTGCGACACTCCTTTAGCTGTGCTCGTCAATACTGATTTAGAATCTGTTATCTTTTTTGATGCGATAACTTTATTCCCAGATTTCACTTTATGATAAACAAACAAGCTACTACCCGTCAGTAGTAACAGAAGCGCAACCGGCAAGCCCCAACGGAGCAGGTTTTTCCAGTTTGATGCACCGCTGGGCGTGGTGCGGTCGTTGGCATCCAGGCGGGCTTTCATGTCCTGCCAGGCTGCCGGATCGAACGGGGTATCGAACTCTTCAACCGACTTTCTGAAGAGCCCGTCCAATTGGTCATCGGTTAGCTCTGGCATACTCGTCGTAGTTTATGTGTTTCAATAGTTGGCGCAGATTTTCGCGCGCCCGAGCCAGGTTCGATTTCGACGCACCAACCGAAATGCCAAGTTGTGTGGCAATTTCTTCGTGCGTAAATCCTTCCATAACATACAAATTAAAAACAAGCCGATAGGCCGGTGATAAGCGTTGAACGAAGCCCAGTAACTCCTCGTGCGACAATTGACTGAATGCATCGGCCGCTTCTGAAACAGCTATCTGGGCAACCTTATCAACATCTTCGTGCTGGTGACGCACTTCCTGCCGATAATGGTCAATAGCTGAATTAATCAAAATGCGCCGAAGCCATCCTTTAAACGGTTGCGCCGAGTCATACTGCTCCAATCGGGTAAAGACTTTCAGAAATCCATCGTTCAGTACTTCCAAAGCCTCATCGCGAGTGGGTGCATAGCGCAGACAAACGCTCATAGCATACCCATAAAACTGCCGGTACAGCAATTCCTGACTTCGCCGGTGGTTACGTAGACACCCCGCCAAAATGTCGGTTAAAGCCGGTATGTTAGGAGCGTTGGACAAAGCAAGTCAATCTATGGGTTATCGCTTACAGTTTACTATTCATGGCTAGAAATCACCTATCAACCAGAATCAACTTTATAGATTTGGTGCCTCAACCGATGTAGCGTTCACTACAGGCCACACGCCGGGTCTTGGAACACTTACTCCTTTAGTACTACCTCGTTGTGCATTATCAGAACCAAAATAATACAACGGCCAGCCTTTGTAGGTTAGTTGTGTCTTTCCAAAAACCGTAATCGTTGCAAAATCTGTTTTCTTCAGCGCCGAAGGAACTTCTCCGAGCGTAGCAGCCTGGAAGATTGGCCAGGTTCCATCATTGCTAAAATCGGCCTTAGTGTATTTGTTAACGTTCTTTTTATCATTCGCAAACGCATAGAGTGTACGCCCGGTACTATCGGTCAAAAAGATAGAATTGCCCGTACCTTCTTTCGTATCAAATGTATAGCTTTTACCATCATTACCAACTAGTTGGCGCGATGCAAGCTGAACCGTGTAGTTTGGCTTGGCCACCATCCATACATTGCCCACATTCTCCCCTGCGACATCGCCCGCTTTTGCATCATTCTTGAAATAATAAAGCGGCCAGCCTTTAAAGGTCGTTTGCTTGGCACCATCAGCCCGAGTAATCGTTGCAAAGTCAGACGCTTTCAGGCTTTTGCCAAGCGTAAGATTTTCCTGGTAGAATATTGGCCAGTTATCTCTACAAGTTCCCGAGCAGGTTGCATCGCCCGCCACGTCGGGGGCAAAAAAGTATAGTGTTTTACCTCCTTCGCCGGTTAATACCTTACCGAGTGTCGTTGTGCTTACTTCTACAGAAGCCACGGTAGTCGGATTTTCTTCATCCTTGCAGCTTAGCAACGTGACTATCAAGAAGCTAGTCAGCACCACAAAACGATTAGCATAAATGAACAATTTCATTTTATCAACTGTGTTTTAATGTGAGAAAAAAGAACAGTTGAACCGGTTCAGTGGGCAATACGGGAGGTATAGAAAAAGGGTTGCGTGAGCGATGAAAAGTTTTGTAGAAATACTCAGGGGCAGTCAGAGGTAGCCAGGTGATTGTCAGGATTGGTCAAGAGTAGTCAGATGATTGTCAAGTGGTTGCTGGAAATGATCAGGAGTGTATTTTCACTACTATATCTGACAATCATCTGACCAATCTTGACAATTTCCTGGCAATCTCTGACTACCCTTGACCATTTCCTGACAACTCTTGGTTATTCTTTATCCGCCCGACGATCGGCCCGGATTTCAGGAATTGTGTCGGGGTCAATTAACCCCAGAGAGGCTGCGTGTTCGGCGGCTGCTACCGTATCGTTTACCAGCAACATCGGGACATTCTGGGCCGCTGTTGTTCGAATTAGCTCCCGAACCATCTCGTCCCGCCGATCTTCCGACACATCGCGAATGTAAATGGCCCGGATTCGACCCGGATTTTCGCGAACAACCTGTGCGTAAATTTCGGGATCTTGCTGACCACTGTCGCCAATAAGCACAAAGGGCAGTTCTGGGTTTACGTCCATCACTTTTCGAATCATGGCCAGTTTGTGCGTATGGTGTCCTTCCGACGAGAGAAACGACGGCGATATGGTAAAATCGCGTAGTAAAATCGGGCCTTTGGGAATGCCCTGAATTCGAAAAAAATCGACCAGCAGATCGTACAAATTCCAGGGACTGCTCGACACAAAATAAATTGGATTGAATAGCGTCGTAACCGCTCCGCTCTGCAACGCCCGATAAAAAGCGGCAATTCCGGCAAAGGGCAAACGAGTGTAGGCGTTGCCCAGGAATGTCAGACGGGCGGTCTGAAGCAGGTTAGTGGCATCAGTTACGAGCACCGTATCATCAATATCAGAAATTACCCCAAATTGGCTGAACGGGGGCGAAATCATCAAATACCCATCTTTCGCAACCGGCTGGTTAGTCGTTTCTTCTGCCGAAACGGGCTGCATAATTCCATCCAGCGAATACCGAACCGGAAACCATACGCGACCAGGAGCCAAGTCGGTCGGTGGATGGATGGTCACCTCAAAATAACCGTTCTCATCAGTGGTTGTCGTGTACGTCTGGTCAAACGCTTCGACACGCACCGTAACATCCGGCACTTCATCACTATCAAAGCGCTGGTAGGTAGCCAGTAAGTTTTGCCAGAACGTATCCCGATCGCTGGGTGTGCTTAAATCTCGCTGGCGCAAAACGCGGCCTTTCACCCAAACCGCCCCCGGAGCAGGCCCACCAAAACCACGATAGTAAATAATTCGATACGGTGTTTCGGCATCCAGTCGTCCAGAAAGTCGGCTTTTGAGCCGATCAAACTGAGTCTCAACGTCAGTGGCTGTATTTACTAAAAAATCTTTCCAGGAAGACATAAGCTAACAATCAGATAGGTTTACAGGAGTCAGACTCGTTTTTTAGCGAAGATAATGGAGCGATTTTCGGCCATCCGGGGTTTAGTGGTAACTTTGGCAGTCGATAGACTATACATTAGTAAAAGCGGGTAATAAATTCGCCCTGATTGCCAGTTGCAAGATTACTTCCTATCGACA
Proteins encoded in this region:
- a CDS encoding RNA polymerase sigma factor, with protein sequence MSNAPNIPALTDILAGCLRNHRRSQELLYRQFYGYAMSVCLRYAPTRDEALEVLNDGFLKVFTRLEQYDSAQPFKGWLRRILINSAIDHYRQEVRHQHEDVDKVAQIAVSEAADAFSQLSHEELLGFVQRLSPAYRLVFNLYVMEGFTHEEIATQLGISVGASKSNLARARENLRQLLKHINYDEYARANR
- a CDS encoding App1 family protein, whose amino-acid sequence is MSSWKDFLVNTATDVETQFDRLKSRLSGRLDAETPYRIIYYRGFGGPAPGAVWVKGRVLRQRDLSTPSDRDTFWQNLLATYQRFDSDEVPDVTVRVEAFDQTYTTTTDENGYFEVTIHPPTDLAPGRVWFPVRYSLDGIMQPVSAEETTNQPVAKDGYLMISPPFSQFGVISDIDDTVLVTDATNLLQTARLTFLGNAYTRLPFAGIAAFYRALQSGAVTTLFNPIYFVSSSPWNLYDLLVDFFRIQGIPKGPILLRDFTISPSFLSSEGHHTHKLAMIRKVMDVNPELPFVLIGDSGQQDPEIYAQVVRENPGRIRAIYIRDVSEDRRDEMVRELIRTTAAQNVPMLLVNDTVAAAEHAASLGLIDPDTIPEIRADRRADKE
- a CDS encoding QcrA and Rieske domain-containing protein, coding for MKTIDQMKSNPTTDQMNRGEFMRSLGMSSAALMAFYCMGTGLTACSKSSSDGTPGGTVVTPAAGVTGNADASAGTVSFTIDLTNSNYSKLKTAGQYSIIGSLIVAKSTSGSFVALSKTCTHEGTEVQYRATQDDIYCSNHGSEYSLTGAVEVGPATKALTKYKTSLSADGNTLTVTA